The region caatagatttcaattacaatacatatttttaaaggcagttttctcaaaattagtttttgtctccaacactgagccataaatcacCACTTCAGTggcacatacacacaccaaactttatatatttattcctgtctatattctgaggGTTTTAACAGAGGGATCTGATCATATGTAATTTTCTTGattaaatgcaacattttattccccccaaaattgtggaAATATATTGCTTTccggctgttcaaagtattttctgaattatgaatTGAATGACAAAAAGAGACACCATCGGTAAAAACAATTGActctaatatgtaaaaaaaaattaaacaagaattTTGAAATTGACCTCACCAGTCTTCAGATCTTTGTactagaaatgtatgcaaattagcgCATATTTCATTAATAATGCGCATGCAATAATGCGCAaaatcatttgcatatttaaacataacattttagaaaacttgtaatacaaaaaatgtttgcaattatcaatgtaatcaatcaacttaataagtaaggtgataactattattttatttttttaccctattcacctgcagtgtcttgcCTTAAAGTGCAACCAAGAAACGATACTGACTTGGTGTATTTGATCAGAGAATATTCCAACCTGTAGTGACCttcatttaagttattttaaccTGCCAGCAGCTCACAGTCGTTCCAACTGACAGCCTTTTGCCTTGAGCATTGACTGATCATTGCAGAAACAGTTCCTCATTAACTAAAAGACAGATGTCTGCCAATGCATGTGACCCAGGGAGCAGCATCGGGTTAAGTAATTTATTTCTCCAGAAATTGGTCTGGAAGCCCCAAAGGTGGAGCCTTTTCAGTGTAATTAGTGCAGATCCTACAAACGTACCCACAGGTGCTCTGCTTTGAACCAGAGTTTTGATTATGTTTCTATTATTAGACACCAAGAGCTTAAGCAGAAAACCGGCTACTAAATGGTCATTTTGAAATCCTGCCTGAGGGGAGCTGCCAGAACAAGGAGTAGAAGACTGTATAAAGTGGTTTAAATTGAAATTACAATGAATTACTGTAGGAAACAGCCAAAGTTTCATATTACATAAAATTGTACTAAAGACATCAGAAGATGGATGAAACCAATTGTAATTTTTAACAATTGCATGTACATATAAAATAAGATGAACAATCCTCTTATGATGATAATttgtaatggataaatataagTTAAGAAAACGAATGCAAAATTTGGATCCCCCCCCCCCGAAAGaatactttttattcagcaaggatgcattaaattgatcaaacttgacagtaatgacattgttacaaaaacaattttatttaaaataaatgcaattcttttgaactttctactcatGTAAGAATCTTGAAAATGtatcatgtttataaaaaatcaataaataagcaagcagcacaattgtttcttGATCACACTGTAGAAAATGCAACTGCACATTTTCCAGTCTTTCCAAACCTTTTGAGTCTCAAATActaaaaaaatgctattttcttGAAAATTACCCCAAATGTTGCCCTAGTTAGTCTATGTACACAGGGGTAAGTCCTGTGAAGGGGATGGATGATTTGTTAGCTAGAGCTCCTTTGTTGGCAGTGGTGTGGTGCCACCCTGGTGTTGTGAAATAGCCGGGTTATCGCGGATGTGTGACATCGGCCTGATTCACAACACCAGCTGcagcacacacacctcacacaccaGTCCAGGAGGTGTGAAGATGAATCGTTTTCCTCCAGATCTTCTTCTCCAGGTTCCAAACCAAAGTGAGTTCCTATTGGACACATGTAATGTACTGAAGCTCAAagacttaataaaaaaattatgcaaatacCAGAATTGTCTTTGAAGAAGAGCTTTTGTTCAAAGGGTGAAATAAAGTTGAAACAGCCTGATTGTTGACTATCCAGTACCTTGAATTTAGGACAGTGCTCTCTAATATTAATGCAGCAGCTCCAGATGCTAACGGTTAAAAATGCAAAGCAGAGCTTAGAGGGAGCTGGAGCAGACACCGCAGCCGGCCGTGACAAAGCCAACACGTCCATCTGTGTGCTCTACAGGCATTTCCTCCATAACCCACCATCTGCTGAGAGAATCAATGTCACACAGACACATTTCTGCTCTGGTAACTCTCTGAAGGGCTCTAAACATTCCCTGTCCGGCCACTTGTTTGAACAGTAGGTTTGTGTTACAcagtatacattttaatgaaagtatGAGCCACATGTTTTGATCAATTAATTTCCATGAACTTTGTCATTTTTGATCTTGTGAagcaattttaatgatttaatgaaaGGCTTTAGTTTATTACATTTAGTTAAAATACACTGAAGATGAACAATGAAGAATACTtccaaagcatttattaatcttaatgttaatttcattattaaaatcaaaagttgtatgttaatattatttaatggacctgaactAATAACGaagagttgtttttttattaactaatgttaacagatgAATAAATAccgtaacaaatgtattgctcagtgTTGATGCATTAACCAAAGGGGACAAATTGTAAAGTGCTTCCCTTAAAATAAAGAATTGCTCACATATCACCAGTTTGTGTTTTACAATACACAAGCTTTATCAACAACAATGTGTAgtcaataaaatatttcaaaacaactaataactaataaaataTATGGTCACTAAAGAAAGCTCTGACCACGGAAAGTTTTTCTGTGAGAACCCTGTATATATAGTACACAGATTGATGGCTGCCACCAAATCCACCAAAGTGGCTAATCTTACGGTTAataacatattaaataataataatactattgtgACGATAATGTGCACATCGATTGTTAGCACTGGATTGGATTGATATTGATATGAGTTTCATGAGTGATAAGCTGAAATAGTGTATTTGATTAGTTTCATGTAGCTTTTAAATGAGATTATGGCTTCTAAAATGAAATAGATTTGCAACTGAAACGTAACcaaataaacagaaaatgcaGGACAAATGTCACATCaaattaaataactgaaaaaaatgagGTTTACGATATAAGAAATGAAATTGAAACAAAATtgaactgaatttcatttttttatttcaaataatggaaaaaaaataagttgACAAAATTAATGATGGAATGAGGACAATGAAAGAGAGCTGCTGGAGAAGGGTGAAGGGGGGAGTTTCAGTTCATTAGGACCTCCATCTGAACCAGTCTGGCATTGGTATCTCCAGCCATCCGATACGGAATCATTCCCGCAAACGTGATCAGAGCCCGGGCTTGACTGCGCAACAGCTGCAGAGAAAGTAGACAAATGCAACTGCCGATAGTCACACACTTGAGGAGAGCTAATCACAATTAACATGTGTCATCACAATGTGTGTCCAATGTCCAGCAAATTATGGACTCACACTAAGGATTAGTTTTATCGTTGATTAGGCAGTCTTTTTTAACTTAGAAAATAGGTTTTACCATGTCTCTGTCCTCTAGGGTACGCTGAGGTCTTCCTGGTGTACCTGCTGCAGCCCCCTTTAGACGCTTGTACTGTGTAAACAGGATATTCATTGTGGCCAGCAGAACCTCTGACAAATTGTGTCTTATCTGTGAAAGGATTAGGACACAATGGAGAGAATGTCATGTTCATAAAGGTTCATTCTGGTCATTAAAAAAACaagtttttcaaaattatacagaCTAGTTTTTAGTCAACTCAACCAAAAAGCAAAAGATTTCAAAAGACGTATTAATTTGGGGTAACCTGAAACAACAACAGCTTAGCATTTGAAATAAAAGCAATTAGGTAATTTATGCCAATGCTTTCAGATTTCTTACCTCATCGCTGAAGTTTCTGAATGCCGCAACCCGCTCCTCCACACTTTCCTGACTTAAGGGAACCAGCTTTAGCCTCTCAATCACCTGATACAGAACGGcacaaaaataaagattaatgccCTACAGCATGTGCCCAAGGTCAGCAGGGGTCTTATAGGTGACTTACATCATAGGCTCGGTCTATGTGGCCAGCGTGGTACTCATCAAAGAACGTCATGAGGTCCAGAAGCAGGTAGAAGGTACTGTCCACAGATTTCTCCCCAGCTATACCGTTAGTACGGTACCTGTGCTCAAGAAATACCAGAAACCATTTGGTGTTCAATGAAACTACAATCTACAAgaccaaaaaaaattatgatgGATGCCTGTTTCTGCCTCAATTTCAAATGTGAGTAGAAATAATGCAAGATATACAGTCACAATTGACAAATTGCAACTGAGAAATAAAGACACTGTTATATGGAACTGCAATTGGTAGATATAGTTTCAATGGTCAAATATAAAGATGCAACTACAAGAAGTAAAATTGCCACagttataaagttgcaattatgagataTAAGGTTGCATCTGTAACATAATCACAGCTGGAAGATACATTGTTGCAATTGTGAGATTGTGTGTTATTAAAAGAGGCCAAGCCATAATTCAGATATATAGAGTCTCAACTGCAACTTTATATTGTGAAATTTGAAGTTGTAATGAGACGAAGTTTGTAGTGAGATACAAAGTTGGGATTATGatcaattatgagaaataaaagttgccatttttagataaatatttttttcgtACTTTACAACAAAAATGGCTTTCATAGTTTAGAGAGGTCAGTGTACAAAATGCTCACCGTTCAGCAATAGCCACTGCCATGTTTTTGAGTCGCTCTTTGTTAGACTGGGGCTCGCTAACTTGAGAGATAACTGGACTCAACAATTTGTTCATCAGCTCCAGAACCTTGTCAGCATTctgatgcagaaaaaaaaagaaaatcaaacagaTGCTTTAGGCACAATCATCACGAGACTAATCAACCCAACTACTTATCTTAAGTAGTAACTACTTATCTTACCTTGGCTAACTCATACAGTTTGACGGCCTCCTCAAACAACCCCTTGTTCTCAGCCTCTGAGGCCACCTTGGTAATGATGGCTCGCGTGTCTCCAGCGAACTTGTCAATCACGCCGGGCTGAAGGGATTCAAACAAACACTGCTTAGAGCTGATGAAGACTCTGAATGCACAATGGTGTTGTCAAATTGCTTTGAGCATGAAAGGCCAGACTGTGTTGCAAAGGCCTTTGAGACAATAGCACATTCTACACAACCCTGCAAGACTGAACGAACAAAATAACGAACAACAGTGCAAGAACAGTGGCATGTTCTCTGTCTGCAAGTCAGGTGATATTACTAAAGCTTCCAACATACCTTTCTGCTACCATCTTTTTCGAGTCTTCCAAGAAGCATATCGAACTACAAGAAGAGAGTTAAGTATTGACAgatattatgtaattataataacaattagtatGCAGAAATGCTTCCACCAATGAGCCCGCACATGTTTCTTACCTCCCGACTCTCGATCACTAGCTCGCTGACACAGCGCATAAACATGTTTTCTCCTTGACTGTCCTTCTCATTCCTGTGGTCAATCAGAAAACAGTGATTGTGAGTTTTCACTCAGTGAAGTACAGCAATTATGCCATTGTTAGCGCGAAAGCACTTGGGCCTGCAAAGGAATGTGTTCGCTTTGTGATACGCATGCAAACCCCAAGATTAAAGACCTTTAGAAGATCAACCGTTTCCTTTTTGTAACAGTGCCTGTTAGGACTCTTAAAACAATGGGTCGAGTTGGCATCCAATTCAGTGTGCATAGAACAGGTTTAATTATTCATGGCTCATTCGTGGAAGGTTCGGAGTTATTCATGACACATTAATCTCTTCTCAGAGAGGGATTTTGCTTAGTATTTTCAGAGAAAAAGACATGACTTACAGTTCAAACACTGATCATACAGGAAACAAGCTGATTTTAGAACAGGTCTGATGTGTTGAAATATAGATTTGCTCCACTGCTCTTTTAGTATGTTACCCTAAATGCTGAATACCATCAGCTAGGGTTAGGACAACCATTACCGGAGAAAGTAGAAGTACTGCAGGGCCTCTCGTGGGTCTGTGGACTCAAACTTGCGGGTGTAGAGCATAAGCAGCCTTATGAAGTTGAGCCTTCGCACCATTGGAGGATCTCCAGCTTCTTGACTCACTGAGAATAGACCAGAAACCTTTTTAGAACAGAAGCCAGATACAATTTCGAGTTATCACTTACTGATCAGAACTTACAGAGTTGTGCGCTTTGGCCCGATGATTTGAGCAGCAGTTTCAGTTCGTACAGCACCAGAGCTACATGAACGGCATGGCTGCGCAGACGCTCCACTCGGAAAAGGAACGCTATGGCCGCCTCAAACTGTGCAGTCAAGAAAAGCACCTGAAAGTACAGGAATGGCTGGTGGCTGGCCGAGAAATGGGACTCACctgcagaaaacaatttaaataatgccACACACCTTTATAAGCATTTGGGATAATCCGAAACCACTTACAGTACATTATAAACCACATATTGGGAATGTGCACATGCAAATGCAGCCACTAAGGATTTGTATTTGAATGCTTCTTTAAGCAAGTAATAGGTTCCACATAAATCTTCCTCAGCTGTGAAGTGCTTAAATATGCTGTTTCATTTCCATTTGCATGAGTTGAAATAATCCCCTCTCATTTAAATTGCTGTTAAAACTGACGTCTTAAAGCAGCATTGAAAAGACCTGCTGGGACTTTGCATGGAGCGTAATGGCAGCGCAGCTGGGAATGAAGGTGTCTTATCAGGAATAGAGGGAGTCTTTAAT is a window of Carassius carassius chromosome 23, fCarCar2.1, whole genome shotgun sequence DNA encoding:
- the nup93 gene encoding nuclear pore complex protein Nup93 isoform X2, whose product is MLVQWEQVKQRVLHTLLGAGEDALDFSQEVEPSFVSEVGVPGRSALNNVEVAYSRQIYIFNEKIVNGHLQPNLGDLCASVAESLDDKNVSEMWLMVKQMTDVLLVPAKDTLKCRVSVDMQMAFVRQALQFLENSYKNYTMVTVFGNLHQAQLGGVPGTYQLVCSFLNIKLPTPLPGMQDGEVEGHPVWALIYFCLRCGDLSAAMQVVNRAQHQLGDFKIWFQEYMNSPDRRLSPATENKLRLHYRRVLRNSADPYKRAVYCLIGKCDIGDNHGEVADKTEDYLWLKLNQVCFDEDGSSSPQDRMTLAQLQKQLLEDYGESHFSASHQPFLYFQVLFLTAQFEAAIAFLFRVERLRSHAVHVALVLYELKLLLKSSGQSAQLLSQEAGDPPMVRRLNFIRLLMLYTRKFESTDPREALQYFYFLRNEKDSQGENMFMRCVSELVIESREFDMLLGRLEKDGSRKPGVIDKFAGDTRAIITKVASEAENKGLFEEAVKLYELAKNADKVLELMNKLLSPVISQVSEPQSNKERLKNMAVAIAERYRTNGIAGEKSVDSTFYLLLDLMTFFDEYHAGHIDRAYDVIERLKLVPLSQESVEERVAAFRNFSDEIRHNLSEVLLATMNILFTQYKRLKGAAAGTPGRPQRTLEDRDMLLRSQARALITFAGMIPYRMAGDTNARLVQMEVLMN